Proteins encoded in a region of the Balaenoptera ricei isolate mBalRic1 chromosome 19, mBalRic1.hap2, whole genome shotgun sequence genome:
- the AXL gene encoding tyrosine-protein kinase receptor UFO isoform X2, with translation MGRVLPAWCWVLCCWGCVAPKGLPYFLEEPEDRTVAANTPFNLSCQAQGPPEPVDLLWLQDAVSLAATVDHSAQHTLRVPGLNKTASFSCEAHNAKGVTTSRTATITVLPQRPRDLHLVSSQPTELEVAWTPGLSGIYPLTHCTLQAVLSDDGVGTWLGEPDPPEEPLTLQASVPPHQLRLGKLHPHTPYHIRVACVSSQGPSPWTHWLPVETPEGVPLGPPENVSAMRNGSQALVHWQEPRAPLQGTLLGYRLAYRGQDTPEVLMDVGLRREVTLELRGDGSVPNLTVCVAAYTAAGDGPWSLPVPLVLWRPGQGQPIHQLVSEPPVPAFSWPWWYVLLGAVVAAACVLILALFLVHRRKKETRYGEVFEPTMERGELVVRYRVRKSYSRRTTEATLNSLGISEELKEKLRDVMVDRHKVALGKTLGEGEFGAVMEGQLNQDDSILKVAVKTMKIAICTRSELEDFLSEAVCMKEFDHPNVMRLIGVCFQGSEREGFPAPVVILPFMKHGDLHSFLLYSRLGDQPVFLPTQMLVKFMADIASGMEYLSTKRFIHRDLAARNCMLNENMSVCVADFGLSKKIYNGDYYRQGRIAKMPVKWIAIESLADRVYTSKSDVWSFGVTMWEIATRGQTPYPGVENSEIYDYLRQGNRLKQPVDCLDGLYALMSQCWELNPRDRPSFAELREDLENTLKALPPAQEPDEILYVNMDEGGGHPEPLGAAGGADPLTQPDPKDSCSCLTAAEVHPAGRYVLCPSTAPGPALPADRSSPAPPGQEDGA, from the exons ATGGGCAGGGTCCTGCCGGCCTGGTGCTGGGTGCTGTGCTGCTGGGGGTGCGTGGCTCCCAAGG GCCTGCCTTACTTCCTGGAGGAGCCTGAGGACAGGACTGTGGCTGCCAATACTCCCTTCAACCTGAGCTGCCAGGCCCAGGGACCCCCAGAGCCCGTGGACCTACTCTGGCTCCAGGATGCTGTCTCCCTAGCTGCGACCGTGgaccacagtgcccagcacacactCCGTGTTCCAG GCCTGAACAAGACTGCTTCTTTCTCCTGTGAAGCCCATAACGCCAAGGGGGTCACCACATCCCGCACAGCCACCATCACAG TGCTCCCCCAGCGGCCCCGCGACCTCCACTTGGTTTCCAGCCAGCCGACAGAGCTGGAGGTGGCTTGGACCCCAGGCCTGAGCGGCATTTATCCCCTCACCCACTGCACCCTGCAG GCTGTGCTGTCAGACGATGGGGTGGGCACCTGGCTGGGAGAGCCAGACCCCCCAGAGGAACCCCTCACCTTACAAGCATCTGTTCCGCCTCACCAACTGCGGCTGGGCAAACTCCATCCTCACACCCCTTACCACATCCGGGTGGCATGTGTCAGTAGCCAGGGCCCCTCACCCTGGACCCACTGGCTTCCTGTGGAGACACCGGAGGGAG TGCCCCTGGGCCCTCCTGAGAACGTTAGCGCCATGCGGAATGGGAGCCAAGCCCTCGTGCATTGGCAGGAGCCAAGGGCGCCCCTGCAGGGTACCCTATTAGGGTACCGACTGGCCTATCGAGGTCAGGATACCCCCGAG GTGCTAATGGACGTAGGGCTAAGGCGAGAAGTGACCTTGGAGCTGCGGGGGGACGGGTCTGTGCCCAACCTGACGGTGTGCGTGGCAGCCTACACCGCCGCTGGGGATGGACCCTGGAGCCTCCCTGTGCCCCTGGTGCTCTGGCGCCCAG GACAAGGACAGCCAATCCACCAGCTGG TGAGTGAACCCCCAGTCCCTGCCTTCTCGTGGCCCTGGTGGTACGTACTGCTGGGAGCAGTGGTGGCTGCTGCCTGTGTCCTCATCCTGGCCCTGTTCCTCGTCCACCGGCGGAAGAAAGAGACCCGCTACGG AGAGGTGTTCGAACCAACAATGGAGAGGGGCGAGCTGGTGGTCAGGTACCGTGTTCGCAAGTCCTACAGCCGTCGGACCACTGAAGCCACCT TGAACAGCCTGGGCATCAGTGAAGAGCTGAAGGAGAAGCTGCGGGATGTGATGGTGGACCGGCATAAGGTGGCCCTGGGGAAGACCCTGGGAGAAG GAGAGTTTGGAGCTGTGATGGAAGGCCAGCTCAACCAGGATGACTCCATCCTCAAGGTGGCTGTGAAGACGATGAAGA TTGCCATCTGCACAAGGTCAGAGCTGGAGGATTTCCTGAGTGAAGCCGTCTGCATGAAAGAATTCGACCACCCCAACGTCATGAGGCTCATTG GCGTCTGCTTCCAGGGTTCTGAACGAGAGGGCTTCCCGGCACCCGTGGTCATCTTACCTTTCATGAAACACGGAGACCTACACAGTTTCCTTCTCTATTCCCGGCTTGGGGACCAGCCAGTG TTCCTGCCCACTCAGATGCTGGTGAAGTTCATGGCAGACATTGCCAGTGGCATGGAGTATCTGAGTACCAAGAGATTCATACACCGGGACTTGGCCGCCAGGAACTGCAT GCTGAACGAGAACATGTCGGTGTGTGTGGCGGACTTTGGGCTCTCCAAGAAGATCTACAACGGGGACTACTACCGCCAGGGACGCATCGCCAAGATGCCAGTCAAGTGGATCGCCATCGAGAGCCTGGCTGACCGCGTCTACACTAGCAAGAGCGATGTG TGGTCCTTTGGGGTGACAATGTGGGAGATTGCCACTCGAGGCCAGACCCCATATCCAGGAGTGGAGAACAGCGAGATTTATGACTACCTGCGCCAGGGAAACCGCCTGAAGCAGCCTGTGGACTGTCTGGACGGACT GTATGCCCTGATGTCCCAGTGCTGGGAGCTAAACCCCCGAGACCGGCCGAGTTTTGCAGAGCTTCGGGAAGATCTGGAGAATACGCTGAaggccctgccccctgcccaggaGCCAGACGAAATCCTCTATGTCAACATGGATGAGGGTGGGGGTCATCCTGAACCACTTGGAGCTGCTGGAGGAGCTGACCCCCTAACTCAGCCTGACCCTAAGGATTCCTGCAGCTGCCTCACCGCCGCTGAGGTCCATCCTGCTGGACGCTATGTCCTCTGCCCTTCTACAGCTCCTGGCCCCGCCCTGCCTGCTGACAGGAGCTCCCCAGCACCCCCAGGGCAGGAGGATGGCGCCTGA
- the AXL gene encoding tyrosine-protein kinase receptor UFO isoform X1 — translation MGRVLPAWCWVLCCWGCVAPKGPQAAGHPFVGSPGNITGARGLMGALRCELQVQGEPPEVTWLRDGQVLELADSTQTQVPLGEDGQDDWKVVSQLRISSLQLSDAGWYQCAVVLGRKTFVSQPGYVGLEGLPYFLEEPEDRTVAANTPFNLSCQAQGPPEPVDLLWLQDAVSLAATVDHSAQHTLRVPGLNKTASFSCEAHNAKGVTTSRTATITVLPQRPRDLHLVSSQPTELEVAWTPGLSGIYPLTHCTLQAVLSDDGVGTWLGEPDPPEEPLTLQASVPPHQLRLGKLHPHTPYHIRVACVSSQGPSPWTHWLPVETPEGVPLGPPENVSAMRNGSQALVHWQEPRAPLQGTLLGYRLAYRGQDTPEVLMDVGLRREVTLELRGDGSVPNLTVCVAAYTAAGDGPWSLPVPLVLWRPGQGQPIHQLVSEPPVPAFSWPWWYVLLGAVVAAACVLILALFLVHRRKKETRYGEVFEPTMERGELVVRYRVRKSYSRRTTEATLNSLGISEELKEKLRDVMVDRHKVALGKTLGEGEFGAVMEGQLNQDDSILKVAVKTMKIAICTRSELEDFLSEAVCMKEFDHPNVMRLIGVCFQGSEREGFPAPVVILPFMKHGDLHSFLLYSRLGDQPVFLPTQMLVKFMADIASGMEYLSTKRFIHRDLAARNCMLNENMSVCVADFGLSKKIYNGDYYRQGRIAKMPVKWIAIESLADRVYTSKSDVWSFGVTMWEIATRGQTPYPGVENSEIYDYLRQGNRLKQPVDCLDGLYALMSQCWELNPRDRPSFAELREDLENTLKALPPAQEPDEILYVNMDEGGGHPEPLGAAGGADPLTQPDPKDSCSCLTAAEVHPAGRYVLCPSTAPGPALPADRSSPAPPGQEDGA, via the exons ATGGGCAGGGTCCTGCCGGCCTGGTGCTGGGTGCTGTGCTGCTGGGGGTGCGTGGCTCCCAAGG GCCCACAGGCTGCGGGGCACCCCTTCGTGGGGAGTCCAGGGAACATCACTGGTGCCCGAGGACTCATGGGGGCCCTTCGGTGTGAGCTCCAGGTTCAGGGGGAGCCCCCCGAGGTGACCTGGCTTCGGGATGGACAGGTCCTAGAGCTGGCAGACAGCACCCAGACCCAGGTGCCCCTGGGCGAAGACGGGCAGGATGACTGGAAAGTGGTCAGCCAACTCAG AATCTCGTCCCTGCAGCTCTCAGACGCTGGATGGTACCAGTGTGCCGTGGTCCTGGGCAGAAAGACCTTCGTGTCCCAGCCTGGCTACGTCGGGCTGGAGG GCCTGCCTTACTTCCTGGAGGAGCCTGAGGACAGGACTGTGGCTGCCAATACTCCCTTCAACCTGAGCTGCCAGGCCCAGGGACCCCCAGAGCCCGTGGACCTACTCTGGCTCCAGGATGCTGTCTCCCTAGCTGCGACCGTGgaccacagtgcccagcacacactCCGTGTTCCAG GCCTGAACAAGACTGCTTCTTTCTCCTGTGAAGCCCATAACGCCAAGGGGGTCACCACATCCCGCACAGCCACCATCACAG TGCTCCCCCAGCGGCCCCGCGACCTCCACTTGGTTTCCAGCCAGCCGACAGAGCTGGAGGTGGCTTGGACCCCAGGCCTGAGCGGCATTTATCCCCTCACCCACTGCACCCTGCAG GCTGTGCTGTCAGACGATGGGGTGGGCACCTGGCTGGGAGAGCCAGACCCCCCAGAGGAACCCCTCACCTTACAAGCATCTGTTCCGCCTCACCAACTGCGGCTGGGCAAACTCCATCCTCACACCCCTTACCACATCCGGGTGGCATGTGTCAGTAGCCAGGGCCCCTCACCCTGGACCCACTGGCTTCCTGTGGAGACACCGGAGGGAG TGCCCCTGGGCCCTCCTGAGAACGTTAGCGCCATGCGGAATGGGAGCCAAGCCCTCGTGCATTGGCAGGAGCCAAGGGCGCCCCTGCAGGGTACCCTATTAGGGTACCGACTGGCCTATCGAGGTCAGGATACCCCCGAG GTGCTAATGGACGTAGGGCTAAGGCGAGAAGTGACCTTGGAGCTGCGGGGGGACGGGTCTGTGCCCAACCTGACGGTGTGCGTGGCAGCCTACACCGCCGCTGGGGATGGACCCTGGAGCCTCCCTGTGCCCCTGGTGCTCTGGCGCCCAG GACAAGGACAGCCAATCCACCAGCTGG TGAGTGAACCCCCAGTCCCTGCCTTCTCGTGGCCCTGGTGGTACGTACTGCTGGGAGCAGTGGTGGCTGCTGCCTGTGTCCTCATCCTGGCCCTGTTCCTCGTCCACCGGCGGAAGAAAGAGACCCGCTACGG AGAGGTGTTCGAACCAACAATGGAGAGGGGCGAGCTGGTGGTCAGGTACCGTGTTCGCAAGTCCTACAGCCGTCGGACCACTGAAGCCACCT TGAACAGCCTGGGCATCAGTGAAGAGCTGAAGGAGAAGCTGCGGGATGTGATGGTGGACCGGCATAAGGTGGCCCTGGGGAAGACCCTGGGAGAAG GAGAGTTTGGAGCTGTGATGGAAGGCCAGCTCAACCAGGATGACTCCATCCTCAAGGTGGCTGTGAAGACGATGAAGA TTGCCATCTGCACAAGGTCAGAGCTGGAGGATTTCCTGAGTGAAGCCGTCTGCATGAAAGAATTCGACCACCCCAACGTCATGAGGCTCATTG GCGTCTGCTTCCAGGGTTCTGAACGAGAGGGCTTCCCGGCACCCGTGGTCATCTTACCTTTCATGAAACACGGAGACCTACACAGTTTCCTTCTCTATTCCCGGCTTGGGGACCAGCCAGTG TTCCTGCCCACTCAGATGCTGGTGAAGTTCATGGCAGACATTGCCAGTGGCATGGAGTATCTGAGTACCAAGAGATTCATACACCGGGACTTGGCCGCCAGGAACTGCAT GCTGAACGAGAACATGTCGGTGTGTGTGGCGGACTTTGGGCTCTCCAAGAAGATCTACAACGGGGACTACTACCGCCAGGGACGCATCGCCAAGATGCCAGTCAAGTGGATCGCCATCGAGAGCCTGGCTGACCGCGTCTACACTAGCAAGAGCGATGTG TGGTCCTTTGGGGTGACAATGTGGGAGATTGCCACTCGAGGCCAGACCCCATATCCAGGAGTGGAGAACAGCGAGATTTATGACTACCTGCGCCAGGGAAACCGCCTGAAGCAGCCTGTGGACTGTCTGGACGGACT GTATGCCCTGATGTCCCAGTGCTGGGAGCTAAACCCCCGAGACCGGCCGAGTTTTGCAGAGCTTCGGGAAGATCTGGAGAATACGCTGAaggccctgccccctgcccaggaGCCAGACGAAATCCTCTATGTCAACATGGATGAGGGTGGGGGTCATCCTGAACCACTTGGAGCTGCTGGAGGAGCTGACCCCCTAACTCAGCCTGACCCTAAGGATTCCTGCAGCTGCCTCACCGCCGCTGAGGTCCATCCTGCTGGACGCTATGTCCTCTGCCCTTCTACAGCTCCTGGCCCCGCCCTGCCTGCTGACAGGAGCTCCCCAGCACCCCCAGGGCAGGAGGATGGCGCCTGA